aattaaaatcttaaattaccctcgattaaagttttattttgatataaacattttgttacctcttatattaataaaaatattagattgaATTGATGCCATAAGTTAACTCGACACTAATTCAAGATAGATGACAACaacatgataaaaaattatattcatttaatattcttttattaatacCATGTTCTATATcttattattaactaatttcaaataaaaatttacatatttctATATTCTAAATAGATTATAtccatatataaaatttttaattttaagtaagtaaattaaatttatttatttttatgactcATCTCCTTAAGCAGCCCTCACTTTCTTTAACTTAATCCGCCGAAGCGTTTTGATATTTACATTTGTCCTACAAACCCAAAAATAACATCCAATTTATTTTCCTGGAAAGGCGATGTTAACACTCCAGATTCTCATCCACCGAAGGAGTAGAGTAGgtaaaagaaaagtgaaagagGGGAAACCATAAAATAAGATCCAGAAAAGACCGAAATAGAGGATCTAAAGCTAAACCATAAACTAGAAAAATTGTACTATTTTTgtgagaaatttaaaaattaatataaattaatatttttgatgatttttcggAACCATGCGCTGAGCTCATACCTGTTTGTTCTGTGGTTGAGATACGTAGCTGGTTTAACGCCAGGAATTTGAAATCACCGCCTCGCCACCGCTTCTTTACTTCTGATGCATTAATTTTCAATacattttaaatgaattaggttgtaataattttatatgatttatttttgtgttcTTAGCTAGCTAGATAGACAGGGgtcaataatcaaattatagaGAGCGCGCTAGAATTTGAGTTTCCCTTTTTGCCTACTATCACATCACTTTCTAAAATACAGTGTTATATCAGATTAACCATCAATCTACCAGACCTGTGTTATATAATTGTAGACTAGGTCTTATATCAAATACTGCTCCATTTactattaattgaaattattacaattttaacacTCAATcgatgattaaaataattttaattaatttagacagaattaatcgaatttttatatatttttttaatttaaaaagcaaaactaacaaataacacaataacactaatttaaaatcatcataaCAAGCACTACATTAACAACAAGGAAATTTGAGACTTgagtgataaaatataaaatgaaaatgaagaaaaagatttgAAAATGTCAAGAATAGAAGATCTACTATCGAGCGATTTTGAGTTTGGCAatggaaaggaaagaaaataaattagggcttccttcttcttcttcttttacttatttatttatttttagtttaaaaatataaaatgtattatgattttaagatcattataataatttgtataaacccaagattctttaatttttatatttttgtttacgGCCCTATCTAATATATTGggcttataatattttgttattaataatttgattaataggttaatttagttaattactCGGTTTcgaactaaattaattattaattaaaattttaaaaaaatccttatCCGATATCCGACCGAATTAGATTCGGTGGCTGGTCagttaatcaaaataattcgGTACGGTCAATTATTTcagataaaattgaaatatgcacacctttaggttttagggtttctaaatggattaatatatattttgccCTAAAACCATTCATTTGTATTTTATTGGTACCTATTTTTTTAACTCAGTTAGTATTTGAACTTGTATTCCATCTACTAAGTCAGTACTTTTGTACTACAACACCCttaactcgtatccgtcgccaAAACAAGGTTACAGAGCGTTACCGGAATAAACAGATcaaatacagacatttcatattatttaaaattcatgtcaAATATTATTCACcaagtcccttatatgagccctcgaagcccaaaacatacattagaaacaagtcgggactaaaccgggtattCAGAGAATATTTcacgaaatttcaaaatttttcctaggtgcaAGGTACACATGCCcctgtggctcacacggccaagacacacgcccatattttaggccgtgtaactctctgacttgggtcacatggccaagtcacacacccgtgtgctaggtcgtgtgtaggtgcaggggtcacctggccaagccacacgcctgtgtgccaggccgtgtgatcaattttgagcattctattttgaaatttttaagatgcAGAGAACACACGGCCAAAACACATGCCTATGTTATAGGCTGATTGTCACACacagctaagacacacgccaatgtctctgcctgtgtggaTGAAATAGGGAtatttccaagccatatttctcacccaacttGGCATCAACCTACATTAACACTTTAACACATTTACAAGCCaatataaaacattcaaatcaagccaaaactaAGTCTTATGCATATCATATCATCTTATATAATCAAGTATCCATGCTTAACAATTTGAtcacttacatatatatatccatatctaTGCCAACTATACCAACTCAAACCATGGTACAATTTGCCTATTAGTTAACTATCAATCAATTATACCAAAACACACCATGATAAGGCcatataattgtatatatcaaaatgtatcaaacaTAAGCTATTCAAATGGCTAATCACAAcaaaacatttacatgccatcaacagccaaattaacctatacatgccattataccaaagttgatttaataaatatactGAAAAAGCGTGATTGATAATGTGATGTGGCTTCGACCAGCCTTAACAAGCTTTCGAGTTACTAcaaaacagagaaaataaaacaaagtaagcatttaaggcttagtaagttcgtataacaggaaattaacttaccatttatttcacatttaaggtaagctaactaaacatgctcaaaccaatttggccaattgcctaaacacatatccttatcaagcatgttagtcatgtaattcacataaatACCAAGAAACATGAATGAGTTcattaatattcaatttccacatgCATGTATTTATCACTTCAAGTGTCCATGAAcatgtacatatcatatctTTGTATTTAAAGTATTTCTCATAATAATTCATCTTGAATTCATATCATCTCATATTGGAACTTTACCcgttaaatcatttaaaatatcgatggataaaagggtagtacacatgaagtcTACGAATTtgaaatccgtcaattcatattcaggggTGTTCATTAGAGCACATAATTGAGAAGCTCTCTCtcgaaccatataacgggaagctcatgtgagccatgtaacgggaaacTTATCCGGGCTGTATaataggaagctcataagagccatatttAGAAAGCTTATGTgagccaataacgggtagctctgaagagccattaatcaggaagctccgAATAGCCAGATATcgagaagttcaagcgagccatatcgggaagctctggagagccattaattaggaagctcacaaagagcctttaattggGAAGCTCATGAAGAGCCGTATATtaggacgctcataagagctgcggtgtgtccacaacacatgtaggatcatAACCGATCGGGATGAtctgaagagctattaacgggaagcttgcaggaaccatataacgggaagcttgagAGGGCATCGAATCTCATTTATCCAAACAAGAGTTATTATTTATCGGACATTATCAgatatgtgatcaatttcatatttatagcACTTATACAATttacatatacaacattcagttcaaacatataaatattcacaatttagttacacaaacttaccttgacaagtgtTCGTGAATtgtaatctactaatccgatactttttcttttccttaatcCAATTCCGTATTTGGTCCATCCgaatctatacgagtaaatttagctcaatttaatacaattcatactcaattcaatccaattcacatcttaggaaaaatgaccattttaccctatactttatttaattatgattttgtccctaggctcgaaaaatgaaattcatgcaatttaatccttattcgaAGCCTAACCGATTTTTACATATCATAATAACAgctcatgtatttcataaaattcagaatttttccatgaattttacatatttacaatttagtccctaaatcacaatttcataaaaaatcactttacaaaaagttgtttatctatcaacaccCTTTCATTtcctaccataaatttcataattcatacatattcatccatgacaaaactttaatactttgataactttgcaaattaatccccgagatagctagattaagctattacgatatcggaaatataaaaattactaaaaacgggacaagaaaacatacctaattgagccaaataagttttctcaaaacccaaattccgtggctagggtttccatctttttatttgggaaagatgataaaatgatgatatttcatgttattttattatttatcatcttttcatcttttactttccaatttagtccttttctttatttaattttccatggatgactaagcatacttatctactaactcctcttaatggtctatttgccatataaggacctccaattttgaattccagagctatttgatacttatagctactagaactcaacttttgcatttcatgcaatttggtccttttatcaattaaacatataatcggtaaaattttcttaacaaagtttttatacgatattccaATCATAATGTaaatcatgaaataatattaatttttttttccggactcggatttgtggtcccaaaaccactgttctgatttcactaaaaatgagctGTTACATGTACTAACACCGACAATTTGTGCTAATGTGGTACTGATAACCAATTTGGTGATGTCATGTGACAACCTCTAAATGTGTCATGTggcaaacacaaataaaaattaaaaatctttaaaatatataaactaataagAAGGTATAGTTTTTTCACATCAAGAACGAGCTCGACCAAATGGTTgctcaaatacatataaatatggaTACAAATTTCTAGTGATTCATTTCATTGGAAAGATATCTTTTAgcaagtttatatatttttagttttcttataaaatgtcaagttatttatattattttttaaattaaaaatatataaaatagaaaattaatagaaaaatataaaattacatcaAGAGTGAACCAAAACATATGGTTGGTCATATTTAAATGCATTTGAACAACCATTTATCTACATTCATTGTAGACATGTTTTTTAGTtctttatatgcttatatatttttgtaatttttataaatttataaattatatatatatttcaaaatattataggcttttaatatattttaggaTTAATATGTAGTTTAACTCTAAACTTGTTCAAAAGTTCCTAGTTGGTACATGAACTTTTTTTTGTACCTAGTTGGTACTTGAATTTGTTTTTCATCATACATATTGCCTCAATttgtaaataagtttaatttttttaatggttaACATGTAGTTTGCCCTCTGAACTTGTGCAAAATACCTAGTTGTTACCTAAATTTGTACAAAAAGTACCTAAATTTGTACAAAAAGGTACCTAGTTACCTAAATTTGAGGGCAATAATACCTAGATGTTACCTAAATttgtacaaaaaataatttatattttttaaaagatttttaatttttgtctgTCACATGTCACACAAAGAGGTTATCACGTGTCATTATAGAATTGACCATCAATGCTACATCAGCACAAACTAACGACGTTAATGTGGATGTACCAACCTAGGTGATGAATTACAAGTTCAGGTACCAACTaggtacaaaaaaaaattaaggcacTGACTAGGTATTTCTGGACAAATTCAGGGGTAAAGTAcatattaatcatatattttaattgtatatatattatattttaaaataaaaataatcgaaaaaattgatattttataaaaaaattaaaaatatataaaattattagaaacacTCGGATTTGAACAATCATTGTCTAGATTcattattgatattaaaaattatatgtatttttattaatttatatatatttaaaagtaattttatttatatttgtcaCGTGATATATTAAGAGGTCATCACATGTCATCGTCGGATTAGTTATTATTGTCACGTCAATATAAACTAATAGTGATAGTATAAAGATATCAACCTCATTAATgtaatacaattttaaatatcaactaagtaaaagttaaataaataccaattagataCAAATGAATAACTTAAACAACAAAATGTAACTAACCCTTCCTAAATTTACAGAATGGATAAATTGTtaacaatttatatttgattttaatttttgagaaattggTTTTCCTAATATTTGCTTCGTCATGTCGCTTTCCTTGTCTACAACTAAATATCCGGCATTTATCTctgattcaccatcttcgacaccatacatatatataaccatGCAAATCCCATAGAAAGTAGATAATTGTGATCTGCAACGGAAGACTCAAATCAAAGCTTAACTGCCACAGATTAAAAGGAAAGTTTGATGGGTGTTGTGGTGGAGAGGCCTCATAATAGTCATCAGGAAATCGTTCGGGAGTTGATATCATGACTTTGGTCATCTCATGAAGATATAGAAGAATCCATactaaatgaaaaagaaaaaaagaggcaCTTGCAACATGGGGAGCTCATGGCTGTCAAGTCATATATAGGAAGGGATATTGAAGAGTATCCAAATGGGTGAATCAAAAGGTCCAAATCAACCAATCATACCCAACCAAAGCAACTTGACCCAAGACTCCCACGTGACTCATACCTGCACTACCTCAAGGATCATGTGCTAAAGCCTCCCTCCAACTTgttccttctttcttttatgCTACTACTACTACTTTCTAATTTTCTAAGCCACAACTCTGttacttaattgttttttaagaTGCAATGCAATGGGGTGcaaaacaaaaccctaatatttttGAGTGGTGGTTAAAAGACAAGACAGAAGCAAAGAATGACGTTAAAGCAGCAAGACACCAAAAGTGAAAGCTATGGTTGCTTTGGGAGGGCATCCCATCAGCTATTAACCATTAGGCATAACCATGGATTGGATTTTGAACCAGTTAACGTAGTTGCTGCTAGCTACttgctttattttgtttttatacaaatataaattttaaaaaagatattgaattattattttgcgTAAATTATAGGGCGAGAGCTAAGGGAAGGAGAAGAATTTCCATTCATCTCCTGTTtcaattgttattatatttattttatctgcTGTGGCAGTCAGTTTAATTCAATGCTTATCTTATCCTTCGGCTTACGACTCTCCTGCAAGTTGATCGTCTCTCTGACCACTCTGTACTATTTTTTCAAATCACTTTAGCTTTTGACCCTCTCTTTCCTACACATTTACGAAATTTGGCACTCTTTGAATTGACGTTCATAGCCTTCTGCCAATATCTATATTCTATGATGTTTCTATCTGCCGGCCAGTTTTCTTATACCTCACTTCTCAGTAGATGGGTTAAAACTGCTCCAAACATTTCCTACAAAGTATTATCCATTTCAAATGGACCATCTCTTTCGATAGTTACAATTCTATCCTTCTCTTTCTCCAGTAAACAACTCGTTCTGGTAGACGATATATATAGGTGCATGAATGCCTTAGGACCACTTATCAATTTGCACCATGACATGTTATGGCCATGGAAGCTTGAGACAGGTTCCTCTTTTTTAGCCTATCTTGGACATCTTTGTCTCTAAAGTTTGGGAAATGGATTTGttttcatctcttttatttGACTAATTAATTGGTACATAATAGTAATTGAAAGCCAACCGCAATTACCGTTCCAAAATGACGACGACAATAATGCAGTAggagaggaagaaaaaaaatacttggGTGGTATATATTTAGGGTTAATATTTAATGCATCAATTCTATCACATAATTTCTTATCGtcaagtgaaattaatttttttaattaaaaatagtaaataattattaaaaaaatatcaggGTAAATAACAACCTCAGCATGCATAGAGTAAAATACAGTTCAATGGCTGTTGATAACGAACAGCAAAAGTGTTACAAATTATGAGATCTGTTTGGTTCTTTTACAACTTATTATGGTACTAGCTATTATTAATTCACTGACCTACTACATTTTGTACATGTGCGTAGTATGAGCAAACCTACGTAATATGAATTCGTTTATACACTGTGAGAACCATGGGTTAATATGGGTTAATTTAATATCTCAACTTTTGGGATGGTTGTACTTGAAGAGAGAAGCCGAGAAGGAAATATTGGGGTAGTTTGGTAAACTGAAAGCATTGATAAGGAGAAGTTGGTAAGTTGAGAAGAAACAAGTAGgcatagtttattaaattatcaGCAGTTCTCCACATGAAGTTTTCATTTGCTTCCTTATATTACACTAGTAtagaatagaaaaatagaatcaGACCCACTCACCCACCTGCCTCGCTCATTAACATCATCCACTGCAACATCAAGCTCTTCCCCAGTTGGAAAGCGACTAACCCAACACCTTCTCCATTTCTCCACCCATCTAACTATATATACTCTCTTTGCTCCTTATCTGCTTATATTATAATACCCCAGCTTTCACCAACAAAACTGCAAATAAAAATGCATGCCAATCCTCCAAAATCATCCCTCTTGCTCCACAGAATTAACAGTGACACCCCAGCACATAACTCCACCACCTCTACACCTGATAATTCCTTCATGCTTTGCCAAAAGCGCTACCCTTTAACATGCAATATGCCCGTCCCTGACACCGTTGCTCGCCACCACACCCACCCAGTTGGTCCCAACCAATGCTGCTCTGCCGTTGTCCAACAGATCGCCGCCCCCGTCTCCACCGTCTGGTCCGTTGTCCGCCGCTTCGATAATCCCCAGGCTTACAAGCACTTCGTCAAGAGCTGTCACGTCATCGTTGGGGATGGTGAAGTTGGTACCCTTCGTGAAGTCAGCGTCATCTCGGGCCTCCCCGCTGCCAGGAGCACAGAACGCCTCGAGATCCTTGACGACGAGCGTCATGTTATCAGCTTCAGCGTCGTTGGCGGAGACCATAGGCTAGCTAACTACAGGTCGGTGACGACCCTCCACCCTTCCACTTCTGGGAACGGAACGGTGGTGGTGGAATCCTACGTGGTGGACGTGCCGCTGGGTAACACCAAAGATGACACCTGTGTGTTCGTCGACACTATTGTTCGGTGCAACCTCCAGTCACTGGCTCAGATCGCAGAGAATCTCTCCAGCCGCAAATAGCAAACAACGAAACCAAGTCATTTTCGTGAGTAGATTCAGAACCCTCCATCAAAATAGAttaatttctctctctctctctctctctctttggtGATACG
The window above is part of the Gossypium raimondii isolate GPD5lz chromosome 9, ASM2569854v1, whole genome shotgun sequence genome. Proteins encoded here:
- the LOC105799977 gene encoding abscisic acid receptor PYL4; translation: MHANPPKSSLLLHRINSDTPAHNSTTSTPDNSFMLCQKRYPLTCNMPVPDTVARHHTHPVGPNQCCSAVVQQIAAPVSTVWSVVRRFDNPQAYKHFVKSCHVIVGDGEVGTLREVSVISGLPAARSTERLEILDDERHVISFSVVGGDHRLANYRSVTTLHPSTSGNGTVVVESYVVDVPLGNTKDDTCVFVDTIVRCNLQSLAQIAENLSSRK